In the genome of Hymenobacter cellulosivorans, one region contains:
- a CDS encoding class I SAM-dependent methyltransferase — protein MSYERLENCPVCGKSEFRNKLVVEDKSVSKESFAIVQCQNCTFQFTNPRPGIEAIGRYYESDDYVSHNSTATGVINQAYKVARFFTMRRKVALVNKLAPRKGKLLDYGCGTGHFLAAARSGGWQVAGVEPNARAQQEASQRVGQPIGNENLVTFESASFDAITLWHVLEHVHNLNETLQQLVRLLKPDGVLVIAVPNVESLDAQHYRQDWAAYDVPRHLYHFSPKTMKQLLKKHKLTVPETLPMPLDAYYVSMLSEKHRAERGGGLMNVLKAGYKSNKYAEEHEGLYSSVIYVAHKR, from the coding sequence GTGTCGTACGAACGTCTGGAAAATTGCCCGGTTTGTGGCAAAAGCGAATTTCGCAACAAGCTGGTAGTTGAGGATAAGTCGGTGAGCAAGGAGAGCTTTGCCATTGTGCAGTGCCAGAATTGCACCTTCCAGTTTACCAACCCGCGGCCCGGCATTGAGGCCATTGGGCGCTACTACGAGTCGGACGACTACGTTTCGCACAACAGCACCGCCACCGGCGTCATTAATCAGGCGTATAAAGTCGCGCGCTTTTTCACGATGCGGCGCAAGGTGGCCTTGGTCAATAAGCTCGCGCCCCGCAAGGGCAAGCTTCTGGATTACGGCTGCGGCACGGGGCACTTTCTGGCCGCGGCCCGCTCCGGCGGCTGGCAGGTGGCCGGCGTGGAGCCCAACGCCCGGGCCCAGCAGGAAGCTTCCCAGCGGGTGGGCCAGCCCATCGGCAACGAAAACCTGGTCACGTTCGAGTCGGCTTCGTTTGATGCCATTACCCTTTGGCACGTATTGGAACACGTGCACAACCTGAACGAAACGCTGCAGCAGCTCGTGCGTCTGCTCAAGCCCGACGGCGTGCTCGTCATTGCCGTGCCCAATGTGGAAAGCCTCGACGCCCAGCATTACCGCCAGGACTGGGCCGCTTACGACGTACCCCGGCACCTCTACCATTTCAGCCCCAAAACCATGAAGCAGCTGCTCAAAAAGCACAAGCTCACGGTGCCCGAAACCCTACCCATGCCCCTGGATGCTTACTACGTGAGCATGCTCAGCGAGAAGCACCGGGCCGAGCGGGGCGGCGGGCTGATGAACGTGCTCAAGGCCGGCTACAAATCCAATAAGTACGCCGAGGAACACGAAGGCCTGTACTCAAGCGTTATCTACGTAGCCCATAAGCGCTGA
- a CDS encoding Ig-like domain-containing domain, translated as MSVRANLLVLLSASAIVSGCAAVSSPQGGPKDVTPPKLIGTSPANGALNVREQTIRLDFSESIQLKDLTKNLIVAPVLGDDNKYRVKEERTSISLVFDKPLQANTTYTFNFGAAITDITENLPAQNVLVTFSTGARLDSGSVRGSVTQLLSGAAGAEVPVMLYPESDTMTIRRGKPYYMVRTDKAGAFALNNLKTGRYRLYALADKNNTGRYEEGEQIAYLPEPITVRPGLDSLRLVLVRPDARRPIISSQQGTPNQFRITFNEGLTQARLLPLGAAATAPAPAPLNEALLVGEKGRSVTLFRTAALAEGRYLLATADSVGNTGQDTINVKFPGTITGTARRAAQYNVVGTPRDVYRQGQVKFQFAEPLRPFTKQPIGTLLEDSTARKPIRVPQEATLSPDRTQLTVNLNTKAKKSISIILDSTAVTTITDQRLGLKPVRLLVTDQSPVGSVAGTIQTKYQRFQLQLLDNTNQVAAVLESPKKTFRFDNLAPGNYRLRVLIDADNNGTWRGGDPKFIVPAEPVYLAPQPVQVRANWEVEDLKLAF; from the coding sequence ATGTCCGTTCGCGCTAACCTGCTTGTTCTGCTTTCCGCCAGTGCCATCGTGAGCGGCTGTGCGGCCGTAAGCTCGCCGCAGGGCGGCCCCAAGGACGTGACGCCGCCCAAACTCATCGGTACTTCGCCGGCCAACGGCGCGCTCAACGTGCGCGAGCAAACCATCCGCCTGGATTTCTCGGAGTCGATTCAACTGAAGGACCTGACCAAAAACCTGATTGTAGCCCCCGTACTCGGCGACGATAACAAGTACCGGGTCAAGGAGGAGCGCACCTCTATTTCCCTGGTTTTCGACAAGCCCCTGCAGGCCAATACCACTTACACGTTCAACTTCGGGGCGGCCATTACCGACATCACCGAAAACCTGCCGGCCCAGAATGTGCTGGTCACGTTCAGCACCGGTGCCCGTCTCGACTCGGGCTCGGTGCGCGGCTCCGTGACCCAGCTGCTGAGCGGAGCGGCGGGAGCCGAAGTGCCCGTGATGCTGTATCCTGAATCCGATACGATGACCATCCGGCGCGGCAAGCCCTACTACATGGTGCGTACCGATAAGGCCGGCGCGTTTGCACTGAATAATCTCAAGACGGGCCGCTACCGCCTCTACGCCCTGGCCGATAAAAACAACACGGGCCGCTACGAGGAGGGAGAGCAGATTGCCTACCTGCCCGAGCCGATTACGGTGCGCCCCGGCCTCGATTCGCTGCGGCTGGTGCTGGTGCGCCCCGATGCCCGCCGCCCCATCATATCTAGCCAGCAGGGCACGCCCAATCAGTTCAGAATTACCTTTAACGAAGGCCTGACCCAGGCCCGGCTGCTGCCGCTGGGCGCCGCCGCTACAGCCCCGGCTCCGGCCCCGCTAAATGAGGCGCTGCTGGTCGGAGAGAAGGGCCGGAGCGTGACGTTGTTCCGGACGGCAGCCCTGGCAGAAGGCCGCTACCTGCTGGCCACCGCCGACAGCGTGGGCAACACTGGGCAGGATACCATCAACGTCAAGTTTCCGGGTACTATTACGGGCACGGCCCGGCGGGCAGCCCAATACAACGTGGTGGGTACGCCTCGCGACGTGTACCGGCAGGGTCAGGTCAAGTTTCAGTTTGCGGAACCCCTGCGGCCGTTTACTAAGCAGCCCATCGGCACGCTGCTCGAAGACTCCACAGCCCGCAAACCCATTCGGGTGCCCCAGGAAGCCACGCTCAGCCCCGACCGTACCCAGCTCACGGTAAACCTTAATACCAAGGCCAAGAAGAGCATCAGCATTATCCTGGACTCGACGGCCGTCACCACCATCACCGACCAGCGCCTGGGCCTGAAACCCGTGCGCCTGCTGGTTACGGATCAGTCGCCGGTGGGCAGCGTGGCGGGCACTATCCAAACCAAGTACCAACGCTTTCAGCTGCAATTGCTGGATAATACCAACCAGGTAGCCGCTGTGCTGGAGAGTCCCAAAAAGACCTTCCGCTTCGACAACCTGGCGCCCGGCAACTACCGCCTGCGCGTGCTCATCGACGCCGACAACAACGGCACCTGGCGCGGCGGCGACCCTAAGTTCATCGTGCCCGCCGAACCCGTATACTTAGCGCCTCAGCCGGTTCAGGTGCGGGCCAACTGGGAAGTAGAGGACCTCAAGCTGGCTTTCTGA
- a CDS encoding DUF4385 domain-containing protein, whose protein sequence is MPFDYTLDFKAIDFRRHPELYRVGKGEQGVLLVEPYKSEILPYWRFKSPEVARESSEQIYQLFLDYLKADDFVGADMARKFIQMGFTRARRYANHRGGKKYDGPVPDDKKGQSGAHGRAELPRSPEDPEKAAAAAIFKAKWDQAKLHPDYVRQKAEFEARYGK, encoded by the coding sequence ATGCCTTTCGATTATACGCTCGACTTTAAAGCCATCGACTTTCGCCGCCACCCCGAGCTGTACCGCGTGGGTAAGGGGGAGCAAGGCGTGTTGCTGGTTGAGCCCTATAAGTCGGAGATTCTGCCCTACTGGCGCTTTAAAAGCCCGGAGGTGGCCCGAGAGTCGTCGGAGCAGATCTACCAGCTGTTTCTGGACTATCTGAAAGCCGACGACTTCGTGGGGGCCGATATGGCCCGTAAGTTTATTCAGATGGGCTTTACCCGGGCTCGGCGTTACGCCAACCACCGCGGCGGCAAGAAGTACGACGGCCCCGTGCCCGACGATAAGAAGGGGCAAAGTGGGGCCCACGGCCGCGCCGAGCTACCCCGCTCGCCTGAGGACCCTGAAAAGGCTGCCGCTGCCGCCATTTTCAAGGCCAAATGGGACCAAGCTAAGCTTCACCCCGACTACGTGCGGCAGAAGGCCGAATTTGAGGCCCGCTACGGCAAGTGA
- a CDS encoding inorganic phosphate transporter, which yields MFGLEPHVLLLLITCLVAACAFEFVNGFHDTANAVATVIYTNALRPWVAVVWSGFWNFIGVLTGGIAVAMGIVYLLPVESLVDQNVYHSIAMVGALIVAAIIWNLGTWYYGLPSSSSHALIGSILGVGIAFSLLPDSNGSAVNWSKALETGASLLISPIFGFSLTIIMMFLLKRFVRTKSIFREPHKRKPPPIWIRLILIATCTLVSYFHGSNDGQKGVGLIMLILIGIVPTHFALNQKLNPLDMRESLSNVELVMGKLNAETMSQADRQLLTDIRTQTNTLDQIFAGKTDVKQLPEQARFDIRKAILLIHNKSKKLVASEKLPLSTADRKTFDTSVAQMRTFTDYAPWEVSLMVALSLGIGTMIGWKRIVKTIGERIGKEHLTYAQGASSELVAAAMIGVNTQFGLPVSTTHVLSSAIAGSMVANRGIKNLNPQMVRNIALAWVLTLPVTMFLSGGLFLLFRAIM from the coding sequence ATGTTTGGCTTAGAGCCTCATGTGCTTCTGCTGCTAATCACCTGTCTGGTAGCAGCTTGCGCCTTCGAATTTGTCAATGGCTTTCACGACACGGCCAACGCCGTGGCCACCGTGATTTACACCAACGCCCTGCGGCCCTGGGTGGCGGTAGTGTGGTCGGGCTTCTGGAACTTCATCGGGGTACTTACCGGTGGTATTGCCGTGGCCATGGGCATCGTGTACCTGCTGCCCGTGGAAAGCCTCGTCGACCAGAACGTGTACCACAGCATCGCCATGGTAGGCGCCCTGATTGTGGCGGCCATCATCTGGAACCTGGGAACCTGGTACTACGGCCTGCCGTCCTCGTCCTCGCACGCTCTGATCGGCTCCATCCTCGGGGTAGGTATTGCCTTCTCCCTGCTGCCCGACTCCAACGGCTCGGCCGTAAACTGGAGCAAGGCTCTCGAAACCGGTGCCTCGCTGCTGATTAGCCCCATCTTCGGCTTTTCGCTGACCATCATCATGATGTTTTTGCTGAAGCGCTTCGTGCGCACCAAATCCATCTTCCGGGAGCCGCACAAGCGCAAGCCCCCACCCATCTGGATTCGCCTGATCCTGATTGCGACCTGCACCCTGGTGAGCTACTTCCACGGCTCCAACGACGGGCAGAAAGGCGTGGGCCTGATTATGCTCATCCTGATTGGCATCGTGCCCACGCACTTTGCCTTGAACCAGAAGCTCAACCCGCTTGACATGCGCGAGTCGTTGAGCAACGTGGAGTTGGTGATGGGCAAGCTCAACGCCGAAACCATGAGCCAGGCCGACCGTCAGTTGCTGACCGATATCCGCACCCAGACCAACACCCTGGACCAGATCTTCGCCGGCAAAACCGACGTGAAGCAACTGCCCGAGCAGGCCCGCTTCGATATTCGCAAGGCCATCCTGCTGATCCACAACAAATCGAAGAAACTCGTGGCTAGCGAGAAGCTGCCGCTGAGCACCGCCGACCGCAAAACCTTCGACACGAGTGTAGCCCAGATGCGCACCTTCACCGACTACGCCCCCTGGGAAGTGTCCTTGATGGTGGCCCTGTCGCTGGGCATCGGCACGATGATCGGCTGGAAGCGCATCGTGAAAACCATCGGGGAGCGGATTGGCAAAGAGCACCTGACCTACGCGCAGGGTGCTTCCTCCGAGCTGGTAGCCGCCGCCATGATTGGCGTCAATACGCAGTTCGGTCTGCCGGTTTCAACCACCCACGTCTTATCGTCGGCCATTGCCGGCTCCATGGTGGCCAACCGCGGCATCAAGAACCTGAACCCGCAGATGGTGCGCAACATTGCCTTGGCTTGGGTACTGACCCTACCCGTGACCATGTTCCTCTCGGGTGGCCTGTTCCTCTTGTTCCGCGCTATCATGTAA
- a CDS encoding glycine--tRNA ligase, which translates to MSNAPQKPAANTAEGTLAEIVSHAKEYGFVFPSSEIYDGLAAVYDYGPNGVELKNNLKQLWWKAMTQLNQNVVGIDAAIFMHPTTWKASGHVDGFSDPMIDNLDSKKRYRADVLLEEKAAEYEKNGEIARAETLLAEMGRLLTAEDLAGVKQLIIDEKILCPISKTGNWTDVRQFNLMFSTQMGAVAEGSSEIYLRPETAQGIFVNFLNVQKSARQKVPFGIAQIGKAFRNEIVARQFIFRMREFEQMEMQFFVRPGTEEEWYQHWKAARRRWHEVMGLPADKLRFHDHEKLAHYAKAAVDIEYEFPFGFKEIEGIHSRSDFDLTQHQQYSRKKQNYFDNDINPETGKPYGNYVPYVVETSVGADRLFLATLCQAFQEETITEGEGEEQKTKTRKLLRLHPAVAPVKAAIFPLVKKDGLPEKANEIYNSLRHDFRLVVEEKDSIGTRYTRQDLIGTPFCIAVDHQTLEDETVTVRHRDSREQTRMPISELRAYIGEAVSLSRIFENL; encoded by the coding sequence ATGAGCAACGCCCCGCAGAAACCGGCCGCCAATACCGCTGAAGGCACTTTGGCCGAAATCGTGTCGCACGCCAAGGAATATGGCTTCGTGTTTCCTTCCTCCGAAATCTACGACGGCCTGGCCGCCGTGTACGACTACGGCCCCAACGGTGTGGAGCTGAAGAACAACCTGAAGCAGCTGTGGTGGAAAGCCATGACCCAGCTCAACCAAAACGTGGTGGGCATCGACGCGGCCATCTTTATGCACCCCACCACCTGGAAAGCCTCCGGCCACGTCGACGGCTTTTCGGACCCCATGATTGACAACCTCGACAGCAAAAAGCGCTACCGCGCCGACGTGCTGCTCGAAGAAAAAGCCGCCGAGTACGAGAAGAACGGCGAAATAGCCCGGGCCGAAACCCTGCTGGCCGAAATGGGCCGCCTGCTCACGGCCGAGGACTTGGCCGGCGTCAAGCAGCTCATCATCGACGAGAAAATCCTGTGCCCGATCAGCAAGACCGGCAACTGGACCGACGTGCGCCAGTTCAACCTGATGTTCTCGACCCAGATGGGCGCCGTGGCCGAAGGTTCGAGCGAAATCTACCTGCGCCCCGAAACGGCCCAGGGCATCTTCGTCAACTTTTTGAACGTGCAGAAGTCGGCCCGCCAGAAGGTGCCGTTCGGTATTGCCCAGATCGGCAAGGCCTTCCGCAACGAAATCGTGGCCCGGCAGTTCATCTTCCGCATGCGGGAGTTTGAACAGATGGAAATGCAGTTCTTCGTGCGCCCTGGCACCGAGGAGGAGTGGTACCAGCACTGGAAAGCCGCCCGCCGCCGCTGGCACGAAGTAATGGGCCTGCCCGCCGACAAGCTCCGCTTCCACGACCACGAGAAGCTGGCCCACTACGCCAAAGCTGCCGTCGATATTGAGTACGAGTTTCCCTTCGGCTTCAAGGAAATCGAGGGCATCCATTCCCGCTCCGACTTCGATTTGACCCAGCACCAGCAGTACAGCCGTAAAAAGCAGAACTACTTCGACAACGACATCAACCCCGAAACCGGCAAGCCCTACGGTAACTACGTGCCCTACGTGGTAGAGACGTCCGTAGGCGCCGACCGGCTGTTCCTGGCCACGCTTTGCCAAGCGTTCCAGGAAGAAACTATTACCGAGGGCGAAGGGGAGGAGCAGAAGACCAAGACCCGTAAGCTGCTGCGCCTGCACCCCGCTGTGGCCCCGGTGAAAGCCGCCATTTTCCCGCTGGTGAAAAAGGACGGTCTGCCCGAGAAAGCCAATGAAATCTACAACAGCCTGCGCCACGACTTCCGCCTGGTCGTCGAGGAGAAGGACTCTATCGGCACGCGCTATACCCGCCAGGACCTCATCGGTACGCCCTTCTGCATTGCCGTCGACCACCAGACCCTGGAGGATGAAACCGTAACCGTGCGTCACCGCGACTCCCGCGAGCAGACCCGCATGCCCATTTCGGAGCTGCGTGCCTACATCGGCGAGGCCGTGAGTTTGTCGCGAATTTTCGAGAACCTCTAG
- a CDS encoding efflux RND transporter permease subunit has translation MWSKLTLFNIKHRRVLILLLAAITVFMGWQARKVEMTYDFAQVVSPDDPDMVYFQQFKRTFGEDGNVFVLGLQDSSVYELGNFNELRNLTETLGKVQGVSGVLSVTKLIKLEKDTSNQSFRASPIFKQAPQSQAELDSLMRVVNRQEFYKGQLISPTTGATLMALTMDPKFLNSSKREGVMKEILGHAERFQQKTGIRMHYAGLPYVRATMTTKVAGEMKLFVALTVVMMAITLFLFFRTWAAVVFPILIVLIVVVWCIGSMVLMGYKINLLTGLIPSIIIVIGIPNCTYLLSRYHYDYRKSGNQVLAMTRVVSKIGLVTLMNNTTTAIGFVVFCFTNIAILFQFGAVATINIFVAFLVSFILIPIVFTILPPPTPKQLEHLDATPLTKLLEFFEHLVLERRGMVYLAAAVMVALSVGGIMKVKSVSYMVDDLPKDSSVNSDLKFFEQHFNGVMPLEIVVNTGSKRGIMKLKNLEKIDRFEKFLRTQPVLTTPVSIVTFLKASTQAFYNDNPDYYRLPDNSEKNFILSYLAHSQGKAGGGLDSKLIRSFTDSTGQSARISLKIADIGSRNLDTLLSNQIRPQMEEIFKDTGMKVSLTGTTILFTKGNEYLIGSLKESLIIAFVLVGLVVLILFRSIRAVFFTLLPNFVTLLLTGGIMGYFGIPLKPSTALIFSIALGIDGDNSIHLLAKFRQELAANGHRVKAAISTTLSEAGTSMIYTSIVLFLGFSVFAFSEFGGTKALGLLMSASLLITNFSNLILLPSLLVTFEHGKDENINESFIQHFDHTYHAEDDDAEINLRRIPLQKKLDS, from the coding sequence ATGTGGAGTAAACTCACCTTATTCAATATCAAGCACCGGCGGGTTCTGATTCTGCTGCTGGCCGCTATTACCGTGTTCATGGGCTGGCAGGCTCGCAAGGTGGAAATGACCTACGACTTTGCCCAAGTTGTCAGCCCCGACGACCCGGACATGGTCTATTTCCAGCAGTTCAAGCGCACCTTCGGCGAAGATGGCAACGTGTTCGTGCTCGGTTTGCAGGACAGCAGCGTGTATGAGCTCGGCAACTTCAACGAACTGCGTAACCTGACCGAAACCCTGGGCAAAGTGCAGGGCGTGAGTGGCGTTTTGTCGGTGACCAAGCTCATCAAGCTCGAAAAGGACACCAGTAACCAAAGCTTCCGGGCCAGCCCCATCTTCAAGCAGGCTCCGCAAAGCCAGGCCGAGCTGGACTCCCTGATGCGCGTCGTGAACCGGCAGGAGTTCTACAAAGGCCAGCTGATTTCGCCCACCACGGGCGCTACCCTCATGGCCCTGACCATGGACCCTAAGTTCCTGAATTCCAGTAAGCGCGAAGGCGTGATGAAGGAAATTCTGGGCCATGCCGAGCGGTTCCAGCAAAAAACCGGCATCCGGATGCACTACGCCGGTCTGCCCTACGTGCGGGCCACGATGACGACCAAAGTAGCCGGCGAAATGAAGCTGTTCGTGGCCCTGACGGTGGTCATGATGGCCATCACCTTGTTCCTGTTCTTCCGGACCTGGGCCGCGGTGGTTTTCCCCATCCTGATTGTGCTCATCGTGGTGGTGTGGTGCATTGGCTCGATGGTGCTGATGGGCTACAAAATCAACCTGCTCACGGGCCTAATACCGAGTATTATCATCGTTATCGGCATCCCGAACTGCACGTATTTGCTCAGCCGCTACCACTACGACTACCGCAAATCCGGCAACCAGGTGCTGGCCATGACCCGCGTGGTGAGCAAAATCGGGCTGGTGACCTTGATGAACAACACCACCACGGCTATTGGCTTCGTGGTGTTCTGCTTCACCAACATTGCCATTCTGTTTCAGTTTGGGGCCGTGGCCACCATCAATATTTTCGTGGCCTTCCTGGTCTCGTTTATCCTGATTCCGATTGTCTTCACCATCCTGCCCCCGCCCACGCCCAAGCAGCTGGAGCACCTCGATGCCACCCCACTGACCAAGCTGCTGGAATTTTTCGAGCACCTGGTGCTGGAGCGCCGCGGCATGGTCTACCTGGCCGCGGCCGTCATGGTCGCCCTGTCGGTTGGCGGCATTATGAAGGTGAAGTCGGTGTCGTATATGGTGGATGATCTGCCCAAGGACAGCTCGGTAAACTCCGATTTGAAGTTCTTCGAGCAGCATTTCAACGGCGTAATGCCCCTGGAAATCGTGGTCAATACCGGCTCGAAGCGGGGCATTATGAAGCTCAAGAACCTGGAAAAAATTGACCGGTTCGAGAAGTTTCTGCGCACCCAGCCCGTGCTGACTACCCCAGTGAGTATCGTGACCTTTCTCAAGGCCTCGACCCAGGCCTTCTACAACGACAACCCCGACTATTACCGCCTGCCCGACAACTCCGAGAAGAACTTTATTCTGAGCTACCTGGCCCACTCGCAGGGTAAAGCCGGCGGCGGCCTGGATAGCAAGCTGATCCGCTCCTTCACCGACTCGACCGGTCAGAGTGCCCGGATTTCTCTGAAGATTGCCGACATCGGCTCCCGCAACCTCGACACGCTGCTCTCGAACCAGATTCGGCCCCAGATGGAGGAAATCTTCAAGGACACGGGCATGAAAGTGAGCCTCACCGGCACTACGATTCTGTTCACCAAAGGCAACGAATACCTCATCGGCAGCCTCAAGGAAAGCCTCATCATTGCCTTCGTGCTGGTGGGGCTGGTGGTGCTCATCCTGTTTCGCAGCATCCGGGCCGTGTTCTTTACCCTGCTGCCCAACTTCGTGACGCTGCTGCTGACCGGCGGCATTATGGGCTACTTCGGCATTCCGCTCAAGCCCAGCACGGCGCTTATTTTCAGCATTGCCCTGGGCATCGACGGCGACAACAGCATCCACCTGCTGGCCAAGTTCCGGCAGGAGCTGGCCGCCAACGGGCACCGGGTAAAGGCCGCCATCAGCACCACGCTGAGCGAGGCCGGCACCAGCATGATTTACACCAGCATCGTGCTGTTTCTAGGCTTTTCGGTGTTTGCCTTTTCCGAGTTTGGCGGCACCAAGGCCCTTGGCTTGCTCATGTCGGCCTCGTTGCTGATTACCAACTTCTCCAACCTGATTCTGCTGCCTTCCCTGCTCGTTACCTTCGAGCACGGCAAGGATGAAAACATCAACGAATCCTTCATTCAGCACTTCGACCACACCTACCACGCCGAGGACGACGATGCGGAAATCAACTTGCGCCGCATCCCTTTGCAGAAGAAGCTGGATTCGTAG